In Calypte anna isolate BGI_N300 chromosome Z, bCalAnn1_v1.p, whole genome shotgun sequence, the following are encoded in one genomic region:
- the LHFPL2 gene encoding LHFPL tetraspan subfamily member 2 protein → MCHVIVTCRSMLWTLLSIVVAFAELIAFMSADWLIGRAKPSSSEDGDNRTGGSQEPYHPTLGIYGRCTRISHMQLSRRDTLCGPYAENFNEIASGFWQATAIFLAMGIMILCAVAFVSVFTMCVQSIMKKSIFNVCGLLQGIAGLFLILGLILYPAGWGCQKAISYCGHYASAYKLGDCSLGWAFYTAIGGTILTFICAVFSAQAEIATSSDKVQEEIEEGKNLICLL, encoded by the exons ATGTGTCATGTCATTGTAACGTGTCGGTCAATGCTGTGGACTCTCCTGAGCATCGTGGTGGCTTTTGCAGAGCTCATCGCTTTCATGAGCGCCGACTGGCTGATCGGCAGAGCCAAGCCTTCCAGCTCCGAGGATGGGGACAACAGAACGGGGGGGTCACAGGAGCCTTACCATCCCACGCTGGGCATCTACGGGCGCTGCACCAGGATCTCCCACATGCAGCTTTCTAGACGAGACACGCTCTGCGGTCCCTACGCCGAAAACTTCAATGAGATTGCCAGTGGGTTCTGGCAGGCAACAGCAATTTTCCTAGCCATGGGAATCATGATTCTTTGTGCCGTGGCATTTGTGTCTGTTTTCACTATGTGTGTGCAGAGTATtatgaagaaaagcatttttaatgtctgtggGCTGCTACAAGGGATTGCAG GCCTCTTCCTTATCTTAGGCTTGATACTTTACCCTGCAGGTTGGGGATGCCAGAAAGCAATAAGCTATTGTGGACACTATGCTTCTGCTTACAAACTAGGAGACTGCTCCTTGGGGTGGGCTTTCTACACAGCTATCGGGGGCACTATTCTGACATTCATCTGTGCAGTCTTCTCGGCGCAAGCTGAAATAGCCACATCCAGTGACAAGGTGcaagaagaaatagaagaaggaaaaaaccttatCTGCCTCCTTTAA